Proteins encoded in a region of the Streptomyces sp. NBC_01471 genome:
- a CDS encoding amino acid adenylation domain-containing protein, with translation MTGFQLQDVLPLTPLQQGMLFHALYDSTAVDVYTAQFVFDIEGPVNAAVLHAAVRGLLRRHANLRVGFLHEGLDEPVQAVAADVAPDFEELDLSAGEEGPRARQLAAFLAADRTRRFDLSQPPLLRFTLIRMGHHQYRLVMTNHHILLDGWSMPLLVRELFELYARGGDDSAMPRVAPYRNYLAWLASQDRTAAADSWRSALAGVAEPTLLSGAGPASAASGELPEQVVMSLGEATTARLRDTARQHRLTLNTLVQGAWGVLLHHLTGQNDVLFGTTVSGRPPEIVGIESMVGLFINTIPVRIGIRRDDTLAALLNRAQEEQTRLLGCQHVGLTEIRSLTGLDELFDTLAVFENYPMDAAALRQAQEGLPGLRITGFHGTDAAHYPLTLTIAPGDDLRITFGHRTTAFGRQAVEVMAERLRLLLEAFATDLERRVSDLPVLLDGERERLLGQGLGGDLGVDVSGASLPELFAARVEAHPDAVAVSGATGSLTYGELDQVSGELAACLAGHGVRTEDGVGVLLTRAPSIVTASLAAVRASAMYVPLDQQWPTQRLHQTADVAGLRALIVDEATSTHPWVAEMRAKLPVLIVDTMGHPTDGTPATPAPLPKVFGGAQLAYMMFTSGSTGVPKGVGISHTDITALTTDHAWKNGDTPHNVLMHSAYVFDASTFEIWMPLLTGGHITTAPPKPLEPHTLHHLITTHHITALFLTTALFNVIADTHPQLLGAVHLVATGGETAAAGVLQQLAATHPNTTFHHVYGPTETTTFATRFTLPAMPTEGSPTAAPPIGQPLDGMRAYVLDTALHPVPPGVTGELYLAGPGVARGYIGRPALTATRFTADPFTTTGHRMYRTGDLVHWNHNGQLEYLTRADNQIKLRGHRIEPTEIETALTAHPGIGTAHVIVREDTPGDRRLVAYLTPTTGAEPDPAELAAMIGRTLPPYMVPSAFITLEALPLTTNGKIDDTALPAPESATTSDGRPPETAREQDLCGLFADILNRDHVTVDDNFFTLGGHSLLATRLISRIRSTLDVEIEIRTLFEHPTVATLATALDTADQARAPLMPEKRPAQMPLSFAQQRLWFLNRLEGPSATYNIPLVLRLDGALNTDALRTALTDLVERHETLRTVFPERDGAPEQVVLTTALSPLDFRITDVTESELDGLVTHAATEPIDVENHAPVRASLLRLGAQAHVLVLVVHHIAADGWSLAPLAHDLSHAYQTRTQGESPNWPPLPVQYADYTLWQQHTLGQETDPNSPITQQLTYWKQQLTDLPELLQLPTDHPRPATTHHHGDTLTFHLTPHIHTQLTHLTKTTDTSMFMLLQAALSVLLSHHGAGNDIPLGTAVAGRTDEALDHLIGFFINTLVLRTNLNGNPTFRQLLHRVRDTNLTAYTHQDLPFERLVEVLNPARSQNHHPLFQTMLVLQNQATAPIELPGITASVVPVHTGVSKFDLSFTFVEKHDEAGRALGMEASVDFSTELFEAATVQRLVERFSHLLTAVVTAPDQCVHAYDLVTDQERSQLTAWGQGPVRELSHATVPEMFEDWARRTPDAPAVRDSSGVLTYGQLNARANTLAHHLIHQGIRPEHLIALALPRTNDLTTTTLAILKTGATYLPIDPTYPTTRITHILNTTQPTHLITTTTTQPQLPPHTTPTTTLDTPTWTHHPTTNPNPTTHPHQPAYVIHTSGSTGQPKGVVVTHSGVEAMVRTQVERLQVGPGSRVLQMASVSFDAAFWEICMGLLTGACLEIADPSELVPGPPLARLLAERGVTHLTLPPAALAVMPADAVPRNVTLVLAGEACAPALVRQWAADRRVVNAYGPTETTVCATVSAFQQADGPQAPVQTVPIGVPVDNARVYVLDGGLQLVPPGVTGELYVAGDGLARGYLNRPGLTATRFVADPFSTTGERMYRTGDLVRWNHDGELEYLSRTDDQVKLRGFRIELGEIEAALTDLPGIRAACAVVREDKPGDRRLVAYTVAGKDHLSATSADVRAELATVLPEHMVPSVCVALEALPLTSNGKVDRRALPAPDLSAARAAGRPPRTEREKILCEVFADTLGIPDVHIDSDFFGLGGHSLLAVKLAQRIEERLGVRLSMRDVFAAPTVDGVQRLLDTPGGAGSRLSAGQPDPQDDVRLASGIARRTVPGPRSPAGGQRPLLTGGSGFLGAFLLRDLLESTNGPVDCLVRSADAPDGARRLRANLERYGLWQDHYTPLIRPLPGDLSAPGLGLSDSDRTALARRVGAVYHNGARVNFAAPYAELRDANVRGTQELLRLVADSESSGMHYVSTTGVYTPTPGSGGGRGITETTPLGPVLDLPDGYAQSKWVAEKIVEIARHRGIPVTVYRPARISGDSLTGACQDRDLLWQFIKGCLQAGAVPEGPEESTGWVPVDYVSAAVVAIARRRADRATAARDGHVFHLTNPLAPALSQVFRAADALGYQLQPLPADDWTSRVAGQPDNAAQLFLGGDRRRPGGPDSGVRHAADIFDSPATDRAAAEAGVRRPELTEETLRTYLTYFIRTGFLPAPGARVGR, from the coding sequence GTGACCGGGTTCCAGCTTCAGGACGTCCTACCGCTGACGCCCTTGCAGCAAGGCATGCTGTTCCATGCCCTGTACGACTCGACGGCGGTGGACGTCTACACCGCGCAGTTCGTCTTCGACATCGAAGGCCCGGTGAACGCGGCCGTACTGCACGCGGCCGTGCGGGGGCTGCTGCGCAGGCACGCCAACCTGCGGGTCGGCTTCCTTCACGAGGGGCTGGACGAACCGGTCCAGGCCGTCGCCGCCGACGTCGCACCCGACTTCGAGGAACTTGACCTCAGCGCCGGAGAGGAGGGCCCGCGCGCCCGGCAGCTCGCCGCGTTCCTGGCCGCCGACCGTACCCGGCGCTTCGACCTGTCGCAGCCACCACTGCTGCGGTTCACCCTGATCCGGATGGGCCACCACCAGTACCGCCTGGTGATGACCAACCATCACATCCTGCTCGACGGGTGGTCGATGCCTCTGCTCGTACGGGAACTCTTCGAGCTGTACGCACGCGGCGGCGACGACAGCGCCATGCCGCGCGTCGCCCCCTACCGGAACTATCTGGCCTGGCTGGCGTCGCAGGACCGCACGGCGGCCGCCGACTCCTGGCGGAGTGCGCTGGCAGGGGTGGCGGAGCCGACGCTGCTGTCCGGGGCCGGGCCGGCCTCCGCGGCCTCGGGTGAACTGCCCGAACAGGTGGTGATGAGTCTCGGCGAGGCCACCACCGCCCGCCTGCGCGACACCGCCCGTCAGCACCGGCTCACGCTGAACACCCTGGTGCAGGGGGCCTGGGGTGTCCTGCTGCATCACCTGACCGGTCAGAACGATGTGCTGTTCGGGACCACTGTCTCCGGCCGCCCACCGGAGATCGTCGGCATCGAGTCGATGGTCGGCCTGTTCATCAACACCATTCCGGTCCGGATCGGCATTCGCCGCGACGACACCCTGGCCGCACTGCTGAACCGGGCGCAGGAGGAACAGACCCGCCTGTTGGGCTGCCAACATGTCGGACTCACGGAGATCCGCTCGCTCACCGGCCTGGACGAGCTCTTCGACACGCTGGCCGTCTTCGAGAACTACCCGATGGACGCAGCAGCGCTGCGCCAGGCCCAGGAAGGTCTGCCGGGCCTGCGGATCACCGGTTTTCACGGGACTGATGCGGCCCACTACCCGCTGACGCTCACCATCGCGCCGGGCGATGACCTGCGGATCACCTTCGGCCACCGGACGACCGCGTTCGGACGCCAGGCCGTCGAGGTGATGGCCGAACGGCTGCGCCTGCTGCTCGAAGCGTTCGCGACGGACCTGGAGCGGCGCGTCAGCGACCTTCCGGTGCTGCTCGACGGCGAGCGGGAGCGCCTGCTCGGGCAGGGGCTGGGTGGGGATCTTGGGGTGGATGTGTCAGGGGCGTCGCTGCCGGAACTGTTCGCAGCCCGCGTCGAAGCACACCCCGACGCGGTCGCCGTGTCCGGCGCGACGGGTTCTCTCACCTACGGCGAACTCGACCAGGTCTCCGGTGAACTCGCAGCCTGCCTCGCCGGCCACGGTGTACGCACCGAGGACGGAGTGGGCGTCCTGCTCACCCGCGCACCCAGCATCGTCACCGCCTCACTCGCCGCCGTCCGGGCCTCAGCCATGTACGTCCCCCTCGACCAGCAATGGCCCACCCAACGACTCCACCAGACCGCAGACGTCGCCGGACTCCGCGCCCTCATCGTCGACGAAGCGACATCCACTCATCCCTGGGTGGCGGAAATGCGGGCCAAGCTGCCGGTCCTGATCGTCGACACCATGGGACACCCCACCGACGGCACACCCGCCACACCCGCCCCGCTGCCCAAGGTCTTCGGCGGCGCGCAGCTGGCCTACATGATGTTCACCTCCGGATCCACCGGCGTACCCAAAGGCGTCGGCATCTCCCACACCGACATCACCGCCCTCACCACCGACCACGCATGGAAAAACGGCGACACACCCCACAACGTCCTCATGCACTCCGCCTACGTCTTCGACGCCTCCACCTTCGAAATCTGGATGCCACTCCTCACCGGCGGACACATCACCACCGCACCCCCCAAACCCCTCGAACCACACACCCTCCACCACCTCATCACCACCCACCACATCACCGCACTCTTCCTCACCACCGCACTCTTCAACGTCATCGCCGACACACACCCCCAACTCCTCGGCGCAGTACACCTGGTAGCCACCGGCGGCGAAACAGCCGCAGCCGGAGTACTCCAACAACTCGCAGCCACCCACCCGAACACCACCTTCCACCACGTCTACGGCCCCACCGAAACCACCACCTTCGCCACACGCTTCACCCTCCCCGCCATGCCCACCGAAGGCTCCCCCACGGCCGCACCGCCCATCGGGCAACCCCTCGACGGCATGCGCGCCTACGTACTCGACACAGCCCTCCACCCCGTACCACCCGGCGTCACCGGCGAGCTCTACCTGGCCGGACCCGGCGTCGCACGCGGATACATCGGACGCCCCGCACTCACCGCCACCCGCTTCACCGCCGACCCCTTCACCACCACCGGCCACCGCATGTACCGCACCGGCGACCTCGTCCACTGGAACCACAACGGCCAACTCGAATACCTCACCCGAGCCGACAACCAAATCAAACTCCGCGGCCACCGCATCGAACCCACCGAAATCGAAACAGCGCTCACCGCACACCCCGGGATCGGCACAGCACACGTCATCGTGCGCGAAGACACCCCTGGAGACCGACGGCTCGTCGCCTACCTCACCCCCACCACCGGCGCAGAGCCCGACCCCGCGGAACTCGCCGCAATGATCGGCCGCACGCTGCCGCCCTACATGGTCCCCTCCGCCTTCATCACCCTCGAAGCACTTCCCCTCACCACCAACGGCAAAATCGACGACACAGCCCTGCCCGCACCGGAGAGTGCCACCACATCCGATGGCCGGCCCCCGGAGACCGCGCGTGAGCAGGACCTGTGCGGGCTCTTCGCCGACATCCTCAACCGCGACCACGTGACCGTCGACGACAACTTCTTCACGCTCGGCGGCCACTCGCTCCTCGCCACCCGCCTGATCAGCCGCATCCGCTCCACCCTGGACGTGGAAATCGAGATCCGCACCCTCTTCGAGCACCCGACCGTCGCCACACTGGCCACCGCACTCGACACCGCCGACCAGGCCAGAGCACCCCTGATGCCCGAGAAGCGGCCCGCACAGATGCCACTCTCCTTCGCACAACAACGCCTCTGGTTCCTCAACAGGCTTGAAGGACCCAGCGCCACGTACAACATCCCACTCGTCCTGCGCCTCGACGGAGCGCTGAACACCGACGCACTGCGCACAGCCCTCACCGACCTCGTAGAACGCCACGAAACGCTGCGTACCGTCTTCCCCGAGAGGGATGGAGCACCCGAGCAGGTCGTCCTCACCACTGCTCTCAGTCCTCTCGACTTCCGTATCACCGATGTCACGGAGTCAGAGCTGGACGGCCTTGTCACGCACGCGGCGACCGAGCCGATCGACGTGGAGAACCATGCGCCGGTCCGCGCGAGTCTGTTGCGGTTGGGTGCCCAGGCACACGTCCTGGTCCTCGTCGTGCACCACATCGCCGCCGACGGCTGGTCCCTCGCACCCCTCGCCCACGACCTCAGCCACGCCTACCAAACCCGCACACAAGGCGAATCACCCAACTGGCCACCACTCCCCGTCCAATACGCCGACTACACCCTCTGGCAACAACACACCCTCGGCCAGGAAACCGACCCCAACAGCCCCATCACCCAACAACTCACCTACTGGAAACAACAACTCACCGACCTACCCGAACTCCTCCAACTCCCCACCGACCACCCACGACCCGCCACCACCCACCACCACGGCGACACCCTCACCTTCCACCTCACCCCCCACATCCACACCCAACTCACCCACCTCACCAAAACCACCGACACCAGCATGTTCATGCTCCTCCAAGCCGCCCTCTCCGTCCTCCTCTCCCACCACGGAGCCGGAAACGACATCCCCCTCGGCACCGCCGTCGCCGGCCGAACCGACGAAGCCCTCGACCACCTCATCGGCTTCTTCATCAACACCCTCGTCCTCCGCACCAACCTCAACGGCAACCCCACCTTCCGCCAACTCCTCCACCGCGTCCGCGACACCAACCTCACCGCCTACACCCACCAAGACCTCCCCTTCGAACGACTGGTGGAAGTACTCAATCCGGCCCGTTCGCAGAACCATCACCCGCTGTTCCAGACGATGCTGGTCCTGCAGAACCAGGCCACCGCGCCCATCGAACTGCCAGGAATCACCGCTTCCGTCGTGCCGGTCCACACCGGAGTCAGCAAGTTCGATCTGTCGTTCACCTTCGTCGAGAAGCATGACGAGGCCGGCCGGGCGCTGGGCATGGAAGCGAGCGTGGATTTCTCTACGGAACTCTTCGAGGCCGCGACGGTTCAGCGGCTCGTCGAGCGGTTCTCACACCTGCTCACGGCGGTGGTGACCGCTCCCGACCAGTGTGTCCACGCCTACGACCTGGTCACCGACCAGGAGCGGTCGCAGCTCACCGCGTGGGGACAGGGCCCGGTCCGGGAGCTGTCGCACGCGACGGTGCCTGAGATGTTCGAGGACTGGGCGCGGCGGACGCCCGACGCACCCGCCGTACGCGACAGTTCGGGCGTCCTGACGTACGGGCAGCTCAACGCCCGCGCCAACACCCTCGCCCACCACCTCATCCACCAAGGCATCCGCCCCGAACACCTCATCGCCCTCGCACTCCCCCGCACCAACGACCTCACCACCACCACCCTCGCCATCCTCAAAACCGGAGCCACCTACCTCCCCATCGACCCCACCTACCCCACCACCCGCATCACCCACATCCTCAACACCACCCAACCCACCCACCTCATCACCACCACCACAACCCAACCCCAACTCCCACCCCACACCACACCCACCACCACCCTCGACACCCCAACCTGGACCCACCACCCCACCACCAACCCCAACCCCACCACCCACCCACACCAACCCGCCTACGTCATCCACACCTCCGGCTCCACCGGACAACCCAAGGGCGTCGTCGTCACCCACAGCGGGGTCGAGGCGATGGTGCGGACGCAGGTGGAGCGGCTGCAGGTGGGTCCCGGCAGCAGGGTGCTGCAGATGGCGTCGGTCAGTTTCGACGCCGCGTTCTGGGAGATCTGCATGGGGCTGCTGACCGGTGCCTGCCTGGAGATCGCGGATCCTTCGGAGCTGGTACCGGGGCCGCCCCTGGCCCGCCTGCTCGCGGAGCGCGGCGTCACCCATCTCACGCTGCCTCCTGCCGCCCTCGCCGTGATGCCGGCGGACGCCGTACCGCGGAATGTCACGCTGGTCCTTGCCGGGGAGGCGTGCGCGCCTGCCCTGGTCCGGCAGTGGGCCGCGGACCGGCGTGTGGTCAATGCGTACGGCCCGACCGAGACGACCGTCTGCGCGACCGTCAGCGCGTTTCAGCAGGCCGACGGCCCGCAGGCACCAGTACAGACCGTGCCGATCGGTGTGCCGGTGGACAACGCCCGGGTGTATGTCCTTGATGGCGGGCTCCAGTTGGTGCCGCCCGGGGTGACCGGCGAACTGTACGTGGCGGGCGACGGGCTCGCCCGGGGCTATCTGAATCGCCCCGGGCTGACGGCGACACGCTTCGTCGCCGACCCGTTCAGCACCACGGGCGAGCGCATGTACCGCACCGGCGACCTCGTCCGCTGGAACCACGACGGCGAACTCGAATACCTCTCCCGCACCGACGATCAGGTCAAACTCCGCGGCTTCCGCATCGAACTCGGCGAAATCGAAGCCGCACTCACCGACCTCCCCGGCATCCGGGCGGCCTGCGCCGTCGTCCGCGAGGACAAGCCGGGCGACAGGCGACTGGTCGCCTACACGGTCGCCGGGAAGGACCATCTGTCAGCGACGTCGGCCGATGTGCGGGCCGAGCTCGCCACCGTGCTGCCCGAGCACATGGTGCCGTCCGTGTGCGTGGCGCTCGAAGCGCTGCCGCTCACCTCGAACGGGAAGGTCGACCGGCGGGCGCTGCCCGCGCCCGATCTGTCCGCCGCGCGGGCGGCGGGACGGCCGCCCCGCACTGAGCGCGAGAAGATTCTGTGCGAGGTGTTCGCGGACACCCTCGGCATTCCGGACGTCCATATCGACTCCGACTTCTTCGGCCTCGGCGGGCACTCCCTGCTCGCGGTGAAACTGGCCCAGCGCATCGAGGAGAGGCTGGGCGTGCGGTTGTCGATGCGGGACGTGTTCGCCGCCCCGACGGTCGACGGCGTACAGCGTCTGCTGGACACACCCGGCGGAGCCGGCAGCCGGCTCAGCGCCGGTCAGCCGGATCCGCAGGATGATGTGCGGCTGGCATCCGGCATCGCGCGCCGGACCGTGCCCGGCCCCAGGTCACCGGCGGGCGGACAACGGCCGCTGCTCACCGGTGGATCGGGGTTCCTCGGAGCGTTCCTGCTGCGCGATCTGCTGGAGTCCACGAACGGCCCGGTGGACTGCCTCGTGCGGAGCGCCGACGCACCGGACGGCGCCCGCCGGCTGCGTGCCAATCTGGAGCGGTACGGGCTGTGGCAGGACCACTACACACCCCTGATCCGCCCGCTGCCGGGCGACCTGTCGGCGCCGGGCCTCGGCCTGTCGGACAGCGACCGTACGGCGCTGGCGCGCAGGGTGGGGGCGGTTTATCACAACGGCGCGCGCGTCAACTTCGCCGCACCCTACGCCGAACTGCGCGACGCGAACGTGCGGGGCACCCAGGAACTGCTGCGGCTCGTGGCCGACTCGGAGTCGAGCGGGATGCACTACGTCTCGACCACGGGCGTGTACACACCGACGCCGGGGTCCGGTGGAGGGCGCGGCATCACGGAGACGACGCCGCTGGGTCCCGTACTGGACCTGCCGGACGGCTACGCGCAGAGCAAATGGGTGGCCGAGAAGATCGTGGAGATCGCACGGCACCGGGGGATTCCGGTGACGGTGTACCGCCCGGCACGGATTTCGGGTGACTCCCTCACCGGGGCCTGCCAGGACCGTGATCTGCTGTGGCAGTTCATCAAGGGTTGTCTGCAGGCGGGCGCGGTTCCCGAAGGTCCCGAGGAGTCGACGGGCTGGGTACCGGTGGACTACGTGAGCGCGGCGGTCGTGGCGATCGCCCGCCGCCGTGCGGATCGGGCCACGGCCGCCCGGGACGGCCACGTCTTCCACCTCACCAACCCACTGGCGCCGGCTCTCTCGCAGGTGTTCCGGGCGGCCGATGCCCTGGGCTACCAGTTGCAGCCGCTGCCGGCCGACGACTGGACGAGCCGGGTGGCCGGTCAGCCGGACAACGCGGCGCAGCTCTTCCTCGGCGGTGACCGACGCCGGCCCGGCGGGCCGGACAGCGGTGTACGGCACGCTGCGGACATCTTCGATTCACCGGCCACGGACCGCGCTGCGGCCGAGGCGGGGGTGCGGCGGCCCGAACTGACGGAGGAGACGCTGCGGACGTATCTGACGTACTTCATCAGGACCGGATTCCTTCCGGCTCCCGGAGCACGCGTCGGCCGCTGA
- a CDS encoding LLM class F420-dependent oxidoreductase, with the protein MKFGISTFITDRSIRPAPLGRAVEERGFDSLFIAEHSHIPVDRRSPYPGGGDLPDIYYRTLDPFVALTAVATVTERLLVGTGIALVSQRDPIHTAKGIASLDLVSEGRAVFGVGVGWNREEMANHGTDAATRGRLVDERLRAIIALWTMEKAEFHGEFVDFDPVYSWPKPVQRPYPPIYVGGGRGAFPRVAELGDAWLANSVPPEALRPQIEEVRAAAGREVPVTVYAVPDTPGSIEEYAELGVERVLFSLPSDPEPGALAQLDRLAEAAERFR; encoded by the coding sequence ATGAAGTTCGGGATCTCCACCTTCATCACCGACCGGAGCATCCGGCCGGCTCCCCTCGGGCGGGCCGTCGAGGAGCGCGGATTCGACTCGCTGTTCATCGCCGAGCACAGCCACATCCCGGTGGACCGCCGTTCGCCCTACCCCGGCGGCGGCGACCTGCCGGACATCTACTACCGCACGCTCGACCCCTTCGTGGCACTGACCGCCGTCGCCACCGTCACCGAACGCCTCCTGGTGGGCACCGGTATCGCCCTGGTCTCGCAGCGCGACCCGATCCACACCGCCAAGGGCATCGCCTCACTCGACCTGGTCTCCGAAGGCCGGGCCGTCTTCGGTGTGGGCGTCGGCTGGAACCGTGAGGAGATGGCCAACCACGGCACCGACGCCGCCACCCGGGGCCGGCTCGTCGACGAGCGGCTGCGCGCGATCATCGCGCTGTGGACCATGGAGAAGGCCGAATTCCACGGCGAGTTCGTCGATTTTGACCCGGTCTACTCCTGGCCCAAGCCCGTGCAGCGGCCGTATCCGCCGATCTACGTGGGTGGCGGCCGGGGTGCCTTCCCCAGGGTCGCCGAACTCGGTGACGCCTGGCTCGCCAACAGTGTCCCGCCCGAGGCACTGCGACCGCAGATCGAGGAGGTGCGCGCCGCAGCGGGCCGCGAGGTCCCGGTGACGGTCTACGCGGTGCCCGACACCCCCGGATCAATCGAGGAGTACGCGGAACTCGGCGTGGAGCGGGTGCTGTTCTCCCTGCCGTCCGATCCCGAGCCCGGCGCCCTGGCACAGCTCGACCGGCTCGCCGAGGCCGCGGAGCGCTTCCGCTGA
- a CDS encoding TIGR03668 family PPOX class F420-dependent oxidoreductase, producing the protein MPRLTRSEARERFAASRVARLATADAAGRPHLVPVVFTVAGETLVMAVDHKPKRSPHLKRLANIRANPEVCLLTDSYREDWDQLWWARADGQARVLPPAAQSADAAHYAALLAEKYPQQYAGRPPAGEVVEVAVTGWTGWRAT; encoded by the coding sequence ATGCCCCGCCTGACCAGGTCGGAGGCGCGTGAGCGGTTCGCGGCGTCCCGGGTCGCCCGCCTGGCGACCGCCGACGCGGCGGGGCGCCCGCACCTGGTGCCGGTGGTCTTCACGGTGGCCGGCGAGACGCTGGTCATGGCCGTCGACCACAAGCCCAAGCGGTCCCCCCACCTCAAACGGCTGGCCAACATCCGCGCCAATCCCGAGGTCTGCCTGCTCACCGACTCCTACCGGGAGGACTGGGACCAGTTGTGGTGGGCCCGCGCGGACGGGCAGGCCCGGGTGCTCCCACCCGCCGCGCAGTCCGCCGACGCGGCGCACTACGCGGCGCTGCTCGCCGAGAAGTACCCACAGCAGTACGCGGGACGCCCGCCGGCCGGTGAGGTGGTGGAGGTCGCGGTCACCGGCTGGACGGGGTGGCGGGCCACGTAA